In the Cryptosporangium minutisporangium genome, one interval contains:
- a CDS encoding thiolase domain-containing protein, protein MVNDVAVIGFAQSPSVPVTDGTTNGVEMLVPVFERALAQAGLPKSDVGFWCSGSSDYLAGRAFSFVAAVDAIGAFPPIHESHIEGDAAWALYEAWLKLRTGEADTALVYGFGKSSAGELRRVLALQTDPYTVAPLWPDAVSLAALQARLGLDAGLWSERDMAEVAARSRADATTNPLAQLSGKVDVEELLGTEYVADPLRVHDCAPVTDGAAAVVLAAGDRARELVGRPAWISGIAHRVESGSLGVRDLTTSVSTTASAEAAGGVDGVEVAELHAPFTHQELLLRQALGLGSSVRINPSGGVLTGNPMFAAGLVRIGEAAGRVFDGSAGRVLAHATSGPLLQHNLVCVLEGAR, encoded by the coding sequence ATGGTTAACGACGTCGCGGTCATCGGGTTCGCGCAGTCGCCGTCCGTACCGGTCACCGACGGCACCACGAACGGGGTCGAGATGCTGGTGCCGGTCTTCGAACGAGCGCTGGCCCAGGCCGGTCTGCCCAAGTCCGACGTCGGCTTCTGGTGCTCCGGCTCCTCGGACTACCTGGCCGGACGAGCGTTCTCGTTCGTCGCCGCGGTCGACGCGATCGGCGCGTTCCCGCCGATCCACGAGTCCCACATCGAGGGTGACGCTGCCTGGGCGCTCTACGAAGCCTGGCTCAAGCTGCGCACCGGCGAGGCCGACACCGCGCTGGTCTACGGCTTCGGCAAGTCGTCCGCCGGCGAACTGCGCCGGGTGCTGGCCCTGCAGACCGATCCCTACACGGTCGCGCCGCTCTGGCCGGACGCGGTGAGCCTCGCCGCGCTGCAGGCCCGGCTCGGCTTGGACGCCGGTCTCTGGAGCGAACGCGACATGGCCGAGGTGGCCGCCCGCAGCCGCGCGGACGCGACCACGAACCCGCTGGCGCAGCTCTCCGGCAAGGTCGACGTCGAGGAGCTGCTCGGCACCGAGTACGTGGCCGATCCGCTCCGCGTCCACGACTGCGCACCGGTGACCGACGGCGCCGCCGCGGTGGTTCTCGCCGCCGGCGACCGGGCCCGGGAGCTGGTGGGGCGGCCGGCGTGGATCTCCGGCATCGCCCACCGGGTCGAGTCCGGGTCGCTCGGCGTCCGCGACCTCACCACGTCGGTGTCGACGACGGCGTCGGCGGAGGCGGCGGGCGGCGTCGACGGCGTGGAGGTCGCCGAGTTGCACGCGCCCTTCACCCACCAGGAGCTGCTGTTGCGCCAGGCGCTGGGGCTGGGCTCCTCCGTCCGGATCAACCCGTCCGGTGGGGTGCTCACCGGTAACCCGATGTTCGCGGCCGGGTTGGTGCGGATCGGGGAGGCCGCCGGTCGGGTCTTCGATGGCTCCGCGGGACGAGTGCTCGCGCACGCCACCAGCGGCCCGCTCTTGCAACACAACCTCGTCTGCGTCCTGGAGGGTGCGCGGTGA
- a CDS encoding Zn-ribbon domain-containing OB-fold protein translates to MTQVSDTEPLGAPLRIAFDYTRSLGPSLSRFATALREHRVLGVRGSDGRVHTPPPEYDPVTAALLTDFVDVGPGGEVVTWSWQPKPLDGQPLTRPFAWALIRLDGADTPMLHAVDAPREAMRTGMRVRVRWSPEPTGGIRDIACFEPEESAGASPTPDPAEVTMITTPIELAYWHTASPEESRFLRGITEGRLLGQRCPVCGKVYIPPRGACPVDGVPTTDEVALPDRGTVTTFCVVNVPYLGQRLTPPYVAAYVLLDGADIAFQHLILECPADEVRMGMRVEAVWRPREEWGPTLENIDHFRPTGEPDAPYDVYAQHL, encoded by the coding sequence GTGACCCAGGTTTCCGACACCGAGCCGTTGGGTGCCCCGCTTCGAATCGCGTTCGACTACACGCGCTCCCTCGGCCCGTCCCTCAGCCGATTCGCTACCGCTCTGCGTGAGCACCGCGTGCTCGGGGTGCGTGGCTCCGACGGGCGGGTGCACACGCCGCCGCCGGAGTACGACCCGGTGACCGCAGCGCTGCTGACCGACTTCGTGGACGTCGGGCCGGGCGGTGAGGTCGTGACGTGGTCGTGGCAGCCGAAGCCGCTGGACGGTCAGCCGCTGACCCGTCCGTTCGCCTGGGCGCTGATCCGGCTGGACGGTGCCGACACCCCGATGCTGCACGCGGTCGACGCCCCCCGCGAGGCGATGCGCACCGGCATGCGGGTCCGGGTGCGCTGGTCACCCGAGCCGACCGGCGGCATCCGCGACATCGCCTGCTTCGAACCGGAGGAGTCCGCCGGTGCGTCGCCGACGCCGGACCCGGCCGAGGTCACGATGATCACCACGCCGATCGAGCTGGCGTACTGGCACACCGCGTCACCGGAGGAGAGCCGCTTCCTGCGCGGCATCACCGAGGGCAGGCTGCTCGGACAGCGCTGCCCGGTCTGCGGCAAGGTCTACATCCCGCCGCGCGGCGCCTGCCCCGTCGACGGCGTTCCCACCACCGACGAGGTCGCGCTGCCCGACCGGGGCACGGTAACGACGTTCTGCGTGGTCAACGTCCCGTATCTGGGCCAGCGGCTGACACCGCCCTACGTCGCCGCGTACGTGCTCCTCGACGGGGCGGACATCGCGTTCCAGCACCTGATCCTGGAGTGCCCCGCCGACGAGGTGCGGATGGGCATGCGGGTGGAGGCGGTCTGGCGTCCCCGCGAGGAGTGGGGGCCGACGCTGGAGAACATCGACCACTTCCGCCCCACCGGGGAGCCCGACGCCCCCTACGACGTCTATGCGCAGCACCTGTGA
- a CDS encoding long-chain-fatty-acid--CoA ligase translates to MDLEFRVADLPRRHAHERGDHPALSAGDRTVTYAELDARSTRIANALRADGVQPGDRIAVLDKNSVEIAELFLGAVKAGAVLIPLNWRLTAPELSAVLTDAGATVLFAHPEFGPTAEQVAVSVGTVTKTVQLGDDYEKWLGAADAEDDGFRGDLDTVVFQLYTSGTTGRPKGVLTTNRTLSVAESGPAESWGIDADSVSLVAMPMFHIGGLGYLLVGLVFGAHNVIVRELVPPQLLDLVVEKRVTNVFLVPSVIGMLVALPGAAERDYSALRSIAYGASPITPALLRQALTTFGRPLFQLYGLTETQGAIVQLDAGDHDPDGPRAHLLRAAGKPYPWVELKIADPVTGEPVPAGTPGEILCRSVVNTPGYHNQPETTAALLDAEGWLHTGDIGSLDEEGYLTISDRLKDMIITGGENVFPAEVEAVLADHPDVAGVAVVGRPDPTWGEAVAAIVVPRPGSAPDAADLIGFARERLAGYKLPKSVEFVDALPLGPTGKVLKRELRRQYS, encoded by the coding sequence ATGGATCTCGAGTTCCGGGTAGCGGACCTTCCCCGACGACACGCGCACGAACGCGGCGACCATCCGGCCCTCAGCGCCGGCGACCGAACCGTCACCTACGCCGAGCTCGACGCACGTAGCACGCGGATCGCGAACGCGCTGCGCGCCGACGGGGTGCAACCCGGCGACCGGATCGCGGTGCTGGACAAGAATTCGGTGGAGATCGCGGAGCTGTTCCTCGGCGCGGTCAAGGCAGGCGCCGTGCTGATCCCGCTGAACTGGCGGCTGACCGCGCCGGAGCTGTCCGCCGTCCTCACCGACGCCGGCGCGACCGTGCTGTTCGCCCACCCGGAGTTCGGCCCCACCGCCGAACAGGTTGCGGTGTCGGTCGGCACGGTCACCAAGACCGTGCAGCTCGGGGACGATTACGAGAAGTGGCTGGGTGCGGCCGACGCCGAGGACGACGGGTTCCGCGGTGATCTCGACACGGTGGTCTTCCAGCTCTACACGTCCGGCACCACCGGCCGGCCGAAGGGCGTGCTGACCACCAACCGCACGCTGTCGGTCGCGGAGAGCGGGCCCGCCGAGTCGTGGGGCATCGACGCCGACTCGGTGAGCCTGGTCGCGATGCCGATGTTCCACATCGGAGGCCTGGGCTACCTGCTGGTGGGGCTCGTCTTCGGCGCTCACAACGTGATCGTCCGCGAGCTGGTGCCACCGCAGTTGCTCGACCTGGTCGTCGAGAAGCGGGTCACCAACGTCTTCCTCGTCCCGTCGGTGATCGGCATGCTCGTCGCGCTGCCCGGCGCGGCGGAGCGGGACTACTCGGCGCTGCGCTCGATCGCGTACGGCGCGTCCCCGATCACCCCGGCACTGCTCCGCCAGGCACTCACGACGTTCGGCCGCCCGCTGTTCCAGCTCTACGGGCTCACCGAAACCCAGGGCGCGATCGTCCAGTTGGACGCCGGCGACCACGACCCGGACGGCCCGCGGGCGCATCTGCTGCGGGCGGCAGGCAAGCCCTATCCCTGGGTGGAGCTGAAGATCGCCGACCCGGTCACCGGCGAGCCGGTGCCCGCCGGGACGCCGGGCGAGATCCTCTGCCGCAGCGTGGTGAACACCCCCGGCTACCACAACCAGCCGGAGACGACGGCCGCGCTGCTCGACGCCGAGGGCTGGCTGCACACCGGCGACATCGGCAGCCTGGACGAGGAGGGCTACCTGACGATCAGCGACCGACTGAAGGACATGATCATCACCGGCGGGGAGAACGTCTTCCCGGCCGAGGTCGAGGCCGTGCTCGCCGACCACCCGGACGTGGCGGGGGTCGCCGTGGTCGGACGGCCGGACCCGACCTGGGGCGAGGCCGTGGCCGCGATCGTGGTGCCCCGCCCGGGCAGTGCCCCGGACGCCGCCGACCTGATCGGGTTCGCCCGGGAACGGCTGGCCGGCTACAAGCTGCCGAAGTCGGTGGAGTTCGTCGACGCGTTACCGCTCGGCCCCACCGGCAAGGTGCTCAAGCGTGAACTGCGCCGCCAGTACTCCTAA
- a CDS encoding LLM class F420-dependent oxidoreductase, producing MQLGLQLGYWGAAPPADAPALVAAAEESGFAAVYTAEAWGSDAFTPLAWWGAATERVRLGTAVVQISARTPAACAMHALTLDHLSGGRFALGLGVSGPQVVEGWYGEPFAKPLARTREYVRIVRQVLAREAPVVNDGPHHPLPYRGPGALGLGKPLRPITHPLRADLPILLGAEGPKNVALAGEIADGWIAVFYSPRVGPVYAEWLAEGLARPGARRTQETFEVVANCQIVLTDDRRPALDALKPSLAHYIGGMGAPGMNFHADLFTRAGFGDAVAEIGALFQSGQRAEAVAAVPDALVDEVSIVGDADHVRAEVARREEAGVTMLLTGCRTVAEVRALGSLLGADARV from the coding sequence ATGCAACTCGGTCTCCAACTCGGCTACTGGGGCGCCGCTCCGCCCGCCGACGCACCGGCATTGGTCGCCGCCGCGGAGGAATCCGGCTTCGCGGCCGTGTACACCGCCGAGGCCTGGGGATCGGACGCGTTCACCCCGCTGGCCTGGTGGGGCGCGGCGACGGAACGGGTTCGCCTGGGCACCGCGGTCGTCCAGATCTCGGCCCGGACGCCGGCCGCGTGCGCGATGCACGCGCTGACGCTCGACCATCTGTCCGGCGGTCGGTTCGCGCTCGGGCTCGGGGTGTCCGGGCCGCAGGTGGTCGAGGGCTGGTACGGCGAGCCGTTCGCCAAGCCGCTGGCCCGGACCAGGGAGTACGTCCGCATCGTGCGGCAGGTGCTGGCCAGGGAGGCGCCGGTCGTCAACGACGGGCCGCACCACCCGCTGCCCTACCGCGGGCCCGGCGCGCTCGGGCTGGGCAAGCCGCTCCGCCCGATCACTCATCCGCTCCGCGCTGACCTGCCGATTCTGCTCGGCGCCGAGGGGCCGAAGAACGTCGCGCTGGCGGGGGAGATCGCCGATGGGTGGATCGCGGTGTTCTACTCGCCCCGGGTCGGACCGGTTTACGCCGAGTGGCTCGCCGAAGGGCTCGCCCGACCGGGGGCGCGCCGGACCCAGGAGACGTTCGAGGTCGTGGCGAACTGCCAGATCGTGCTCACCGACGACCGTCGTCCCGCGCTCGACGCGCTCAAGCCCAGCCTCGCGCACTACATCGGTGGCATGGGCGCGCCCGGCATGAACTTCCACGCCGACCTGTTCACCCGCGCCGGGTTCGGTGACGCGGTCGCCGAGATCGGCGCGCTGTTCCAGTCCGGACAGCGCGCCGAGGCGGTGGCTGCCGTCCCGGACGCGCTGGTCGACGAGGTGTCGATCGTCGGCGACGCGGACCACGTGCGAGCCGAGGTCGCACGCCGCGAGGAGGCGGGCGTCACGATGCTGCTGACCGGCTGCCGGACGGTGGCCGAGGTCCGTGCGCTCGGTTCCCTCCTCGGTGCGGACGCCAGGGTGTAA
- a CDS encoding nitronate monooxygenase family protein: MRTDLCDRLGIEHPIVGFTPSEHVAAAISRAGGLGVLGAVRYNDPNDLAAALDWMDKNTDGRPYGVDVVMPMKAPTEGSIGDLSALVPPAHRDFVEKTLHELGVPPLPASEDDQDGVLGWLHSVARAHVEIALEHRPALIANALGSPPADVIAQAHDRGILVAALAGRVDHARRQVADGVDIVVAQGSEAGGHTGEIGSMVLLPEIVDAVGDQVPVLGAGGIGSGRQLVAALALGASGVWMGSTWLLTEEYAQGMPGQTAVSQALLKASSADTVRARIYSGKMARLVKSRWTEAWAAPDAPDPLPMPLQNLLVGEAHRRIAAANDPDVVAMPAGQIIGRFDHLRPVAEVIEEMVAEADATVSRLGTTRS, from the coding sequence TTGCGTACCGACCTCTGCGACCGGCTCGGCATCGAGCACCCGATCGTCGGCTTCACGCCCTCCGAGCACGTGGCGGCGGCGATCAGCCGAGCCGGTGGCCTGGGGGTCCTCGGCGCTGTCCGCTACAACGACCCGAACGACCTCGCGGCGGCGCTGGACTGGATGGACAAGAACACCGACGGCCGCCCGTACGGGGTCGACGTGGTGATGCCGATGAAGGCGCCGACCGAGGGGTCGATCGGCGACCTGTCCGCCCTGGTCCCGCCGGCGCACCGGGACTTCGTCGAGAAGACTCTGCACGAGCTCGGCGTCCCGCCGCTGCCGGCGAGCGAGGACGATCAGGACGGGGTGCTGGGGTGGCTGCACTCGGTGGCCCGGGCGCACGTCGAGATCGCGCTGGAGCACCGTCCCGCGCTGATCGCGAACGCGCTCGGATCCCCGCCGGCCGACGTGATCGCCCAGGCCCACGACCGCGGCATCCTGGTCGCGGCGCTCGCCGGCCGGGTCGACCACGCCCGGCGCCAGGTCGCCGACGGCGTCGACATCGTGGTGGCGCAGGGGTCGGAGGCCGGTGGGCACACCGGAGAGATCGGCAGCATGGTGCTGCTGCCGGAGATCGTGGACGCGGTCGGCGACCAGGTGCCGGTGCTCGGAGCCGGCGGCATCGGGTCCGGGCGGCAGTTGGTCGCGGCGCTCGCGCTCGGGGCGTCCGGGGTCTGGATGGGATCGACCTGGCTGCTGACCGAGGAGTACGCGCAGGGGATGCCCGGCCAGACCGCGGTGAGCCAGGCGCTGCTCAAGGCGTCCTCGGCCGACACGGTCCGGGCGCGGATCTACTCGGGCAAGATGGCCCGGCTGGTGAAGAGCCGGTGGACGGAGGCGTGGGCCGCGCCGGACGCGCCCGACCCGCTGCCGATGCCGCTGCAGAACCTGCTGGTCGGTGAGGCACACCGCCGGATCGCCGCGGCGAACGACCCGGACGTGGTGGCGATGCCGGCCGGCCAGATCATCGGCCGGTTCGACCACCTGCGCCCGGTCGCCGAGGTCATCGAGGAGATGGTGGCCGAGGCCGACGCGACGGTGAGCCGCCTCGGGACCACCCGGAGCTGA
- a CDS encoding acyl-CoA dehydrogenase family protein — protein sequence MDFSLTETQTELAALTRRIVGDRVTRDSLRAAEQAGSRFDRSLWQTFGETGLLGVDDLLDQCSVLIELGRGLAPVPYLETVAVAGPALARFGSAETRLRWLAPALAGQTVLTAALAHPDVRPPAAAGRSGGGWELSGEVSAVPAGPIADALLVETVAGVFLVRPDDAGVRIERQPTTNLDDAGLLVLDGVALFDDRRLDGDDVAGWIRGRAAVARSAYQLGVLEAALELTAEHARTRVQFGRPIGAFQAVSQRLANAYVDVRALELTLWNAACALTDGDESPAAAVATAQFWTAEAGHRVAHTLVHVHGGTGIDVEHPAHRYFLAAKRTEFDGGGATAQLLDLGAVIAAE from the coding sequence ATGGACTTCTCCCTCACCGAGACCCAGACCGAACTCGCCGCGCTCACTCGACGGATCGTCGGTGACCGGGTCACCCGGGACTCCCTGCGCGCCGCCGAGCAGGCCGGATCGCGCTTCGACCGGTCGCTCTGGCAGACCTTCGGCGAGACCGGACTGCTCGGCGTCGACGACCTTCTCGACCAGTGCTCGGTCCTGATCGAGCTGGGTCGCGGCCTGGCTCCCGTGCCCTACCTGGAGACGGTCGCGGTCGCCGGCCCGGCCCTGGCCCGGTTCGGCTCCGCCGAGACCCGTCTCCGGTGGCTCGCGCCCGCGCTCGCCGGACAGACCGTGCTCACGGCCGCACTGGCTCATCCCGACGTCCGGCCGCCGGCCGCCGCGGGCCGGTCCGGTGGGGGCTGGGAGCTGTCCGGCGAGGTGAGCGCGGTACCGGCCGGCCCGATCGCCGACGCCCTGCTGGTCGAGACCGTCGCCGGGGTGTTCCTCGTCCGGCCGGACGACGCCGGGGTGCGGATCGAGCGGCAACCGACCACGAATCTGGACGACGCCGGCCTACTGGTGCTCGACGGGGTCGCGCTCTTCGACGACCGCCGGCTGGACGGGGACGACGTCGCGGGCTGGATCCGCGGGCGGGCAGCGGTGGCGCGGTCGGCGTACCAGCTCGGCGTGTTGGAGGCGGCGCTCGAGCTGACCGCCGAGCACGCCAGGACCCGGGTGCAGTTCGGGCGGCCGATCGGCGCGTTCCAGGCCGTGAGCCAGCGGCTGGCGAACGCGTACGTCGACGTCCGCGCGCTCGAGCTGACGCTGTGGAACGCGGCCTGCGCGCTGACCGACGGGGACGAATCCCCCGCGGCGGCCGTGGCCACGGCACAGTTCTGGACGGCCGAGGCCGGTCACCGGGTCGCGCACACGCTGGTTCACGTCCACGGCGGTACCGGCATCGACGTCGAGCACCCGGCGCACCGCTACTTCCTCGCCGCCAAGCGCACCGAGTTCGACGGCGGCGGCGCCACCGCCCAGCTGCTGGATCTGGGTGCGGTGATCGCCGCGGAGTGA
- a CDS encoding thiolase domain-containing protein yields MKQPAAVLGTGQTHHRSKRLDVSMGGLCREAIDRALADAEVDWSDIDAVVLGKAPDLFEGVMMPELALADALGATGKPLLRVHTAGSVGGSTALVAASLVQAGVHRRVLAVAFEKQSESNAMWALSIGIPFSMPVHAGAGGYFAPHIRSYIRRSGAPEHVGAMVAVKDRRNGALNQYAHLRQSDITLESVQASAMLWDPVRYDETCPSSDGACAMVIGDASTAGGRNAAWIHATAMRTEPTMFAGRDHVNPQAGRDAAAALWKEAGITDPAAEVDAAEIYVPFSWFEPMWLENLGFADVGDGWKMTEAGDTAIGGRLPVNPSGGVLSSNPIGASGMLRFAEAAMQVMGRAGDHQVDGARTALGHAYGGGSQFFAMWVVRSTKP; encoded by the coding sequence GTGAAGCAGCCTGCGGCAGTGTTGGGGACCGGGCAGACGCACCACCGCAGCAAGCGGCTCGACGTCTCGATGGGTGGCCTGTGCCGGGAGGCGATCGATCGGGCACTCGCGGACGCCGAGGTCGACTGGTCCGACATCGACGCGGTGGTGCTGGGCAAGGCGCCGGACCTGTTCGAGGGCGTGATGATGCCCGAACTGGCCCTGGCCGACGCGCTCGGCGCGACCGGCAAGCCGTTGCTGCGGGTGCACACCGCCGGATCGGTCGGCGGCTCGACCGCGCTGGTCGCCGCGTCGCTGGTGCAGGCGGGCGTCCACCGCCGCGTCCTCGCGGTGGCGTTCGAGAAGCAGTCCGAGTCGAACGCGATGTGGGCGCTCTCGATCGGGATCCCGTTCAGCATGCCGGTGCACGCCGGCGCGGGCGGCTACTTCGCCCCGCACATCCGCTCGTACATCCGGCGGTCCGGGGCGCCCGAGCACGTGGGTGCGATGGTCGCGGTGAAAGACCGTCGCAACGGGGCGCTCAACCAGTACGCGCACCTGCGTCAGTCCGACATCACGCTGGAGTCGGTGCAGGCCTCGGCGATGCTCTGGGACCCGGTGCGCTACGACGAGACCTGCCCTTCGTCCGACGGCGCGTGCGCGATGGTGATCGGCGACGCGTCGACGGCGGGCGGGCGGAACGCCGCGTGGATCCACGCGACCGCCATGCGTACCGAGCCGACGATGTTCGCCGGGCGCGATCACGTGAACCCGCAGGCCGGACGGGACGCCGCCGCTGCACTGTGGAAGGAGGCCGGGATCACCGACCCGGCCGCCGAGGTGGACGCCGCCGAGATCTACGTGCCGTTCTCCTGGTTCGAACCGATGTGGCTGGAGAATCTCGGGTTCGCCGACGTCGGCGACGGCTGGAAGATGACCGAGGCCGGTGACACCGCGATCGGCGGACGCCTGCCGGTCAACCCGTCCGGCGGGGTGCTGTCGTCGAACCCGATCGGGGCGTCCGGCATGCTGCGCTTCGCCGAGGCCGCGATGCAGGTGATGGGGCGGGCAGGCGATCACCAGGTGGACGGCGCGCGCACCGCGCTCGGCCACGCGTACGGCGGCGGCTCCCAGTTCTTCGCGATGTGGGTAGTCCGCTCCACGAAGCCGTAG
- a CDS encoding acyl-CoA synthetase, whose translation MVLTVADLVEHAVDLVPDRVALVFGGRRVTYAQFEARANQLAHHLARHGVGPGDHVALYASNAMEAAETMFAVCKLRAATINVNFRSTENELRYVLRDSDAVALVHQRGLSANVEAVRGDCPDLRHVVAFEGSPPGIDLPAPATTGNTADYEEGLAAESPDRDFPERDPNDIFIIYTGGTTGRPKGVMWRHEDIWRVLGGGVDFMTGEPIEDEWQQARSGVDSPLIRLVAAPLIHGQAQWVMFGGFFMGGTIVLMPKFDAHDIWRAITEERVNVLAIVGDAMARPLIEAYREGPPDGGKYDASSLFAISSTAALMSPAVKREYLEEFPNALLTEAVGSSETGFSGIGIISKDAIEPRGPRVNSAREAIVIDEYNRPITPGSGQVGRLARGGYLPRGYYKDPEKTAQLFVDVEGKRYTVPGDFAIPEADGTFLLLGRGNTCINTGGEKVYPEEVEGVLKSHPGVFDALVVGVPDERLGSRVGAIVQWREGHQPDIAALDTLGRTELAGYKMPRSYWWVDQMPRLATGKADYTGARRHTEEHSPSAQLPTTASR comes from the coding sequence ATGGTCCTCACCGTGGCAGACCTCGTCGAACATGCCGTCGATCTCGTGCCCGACCGCGTCGCCCTGGTGTTCGGGGGCCGTCGGGTCACCTACGCCCAGTTCGAGGCACGGGCCAACCAATTAGCCCACCACCTGGCCCGACATGGCGTCGGGCCGGGTGACCACGTTGCTCTCTACGCGTCCAACGCGATGGAGGCCGCCGAGACGATGTTCGCCGTGTGCAAGCTCCGCGCCGCGACCATCAACGTCAACTTCCGGAGCACCGAGAACGAGTTACGGTACGTCCTCCGCGACTCGGACGCGGTAGCGCTCGTCCACCAGCGTGGCCTGTCGGCGAACGTCGAAGCGGTACGCGGTGACTGCCCCGATCTCCGGCACGTCGTGGCGTTCGAGGGTTCGCCGCCCGGCATCGACTTGCCGGCACCGGCCACCACCGGGAACACCGCCGACTACGAGGAAGGGTTGGCCGCCGAGTCGCCCGACCGGGACTTCCCCGAGCGCGACCCGAACGACATCTTCATCATCTACACCGGAGGGACGACCGGTCGTCCCAAGGGCGTGATGTGGCGGCACGAGGACATCTGGCGGGTGCTCGGGGGCGGCGTCGACTTCATGACCGGCGAGCCCATCGAGGACGAGTGGCAGCAAGCCCGCTCGGGTGTCGACTCGCCGCTGATCCGGCTCGTCGCGGCGCCGCTCATCCACGGCCAGGCGCAGTGGGTGATGTTCGGCGGCTTCTTCATGGGCGGCACGATCGTGCTGATGCCGAAGTTCGACGCGCACGACATCTGGCGCGCGATCACCGAAGAGCGGGTCAACGTGCTCGCGATCGTCGGCGACGCGATGGCGCGGCCACTGATCGAGGCCTACCGGGAGGGCCCGCCGGACGGCGGCAAGTACGACGCGTCGTCGCTGTTCGCGATCTCGAGCACCGCGGCCCTCATGTCGCCGGCGGTCAAGCGGGAGTACCTCGAGGAGTTCCCGAACGCTCTGCTGACCGAGGCCGTCGGGTCGTCGGAGACCGGCTTCAGCGGGATCGGCATCATCAGCAAGGACGCGATCGAGCCGCGCGGTCCCCGGGTGAACTCCGCCCGCGAGGCGATCGTCATCGACGAGTACAACCGGCCGATCACGCCGGGCTCCGGCCAGGTCGGCCGGCTCGCCCGTGGCGGCTACCTCCCGCGCGGCTACTACAAGGACCCGGAGAAGACCGCGCAGCTGTTCGTCGACGTCGAGGGGAAGCGGTACACGGTCCCCGGCGACTTCGCGATCCCCGAGGCGGACGGCACGTTCCTCCTGCTGGGCCGCGGCAACACCTGCATCAACACCGGCGGGGAGAAGGTCTACCCGGAAGAGGTGGAGGGTGTGCTGAAGTCGCATCCGGGGGTCTTCGACGCGCTGGTCGTCGGTGTTCCGGACGAGCGGCTCGGATCCCGCGTCGGCGCGATCGTGCAGTGGCGTGAGGGCCACCAGCCCGACATCGCGGCGCTGGACACCCTGGGCCGCACCGAGCTGGCCGGTTACAAGATGCCGCGGTCCTACTGGTGGGTCGACCAGATGCCGCGGCTGGCGACCGGCAAGGCCGACTACACCGGAGCCCGACGCCACACCGAGGAGCACTCGCCGTCGGCGCAGCTGCCGACGACCGCGAGTCGTTGA
- a CDS encoding TIGR03619 family F420-dependent LLM class oxidoreductase, translating to MRLGLFGINTDLCALDPQVAAETALAAEDAGWESVWTGEHYVLPDPAVPSSPTRPDTPFLDPFVTLGHLAGVTRTLLLGTGVTVVPVHPPVLLAKQVVTVDRISGGRFLFGIGVGYLEPEFRALGVPLSDRGVRTDEYLEALQALWTTSSVRVVGPRVSIVGVTAGPRPIRLGARPVHVGGASPAALRRAVTRAHGWYGWAVTPEQTAAVDAQLAELADNLDRPAELGRLEISVTPAGRALDASLVAAYADAGVDRLIVSPPGRVRRDRDALLRFVTDTPAALL from the coding sequence ATGCGACTGGGGCTGTTCGGCATCAACACCGACCTCTGCGCGCTGGACCCGCAGGTGGCTGCCGAGACCGCGCTCGCGGCCGAGGACGCGGGCTGGGAGAGCGTCTGGACCGGCGAGCACTACGTCCTCCCCGACCCCGCGGTGCCGTCGTCGCCGACCAGACCCGACACGCCGTTCCTGGATCCGTTCGTCACCCTCGGCCACCTCGCCGGCGTCACCCGCACGCTGTTGCTCGGCACCGGCGTCACGGTCGTGCCGGTGCACCCGCCGGTCCTCCTCGCCAAGCAGGTGGTGACCGTCGACCGGATCAGCGGCGGCCGGTTCCTGTTCGGGATCGGCGTCGGGTACCTGGAGCCGGAGTTCCGCGCGCTGGGCGTCCCGCTGTCCGACCGGGGAGTCCGCACCGACGAGTACCTCGAGGCCCTGCAGGCGCTCTGGACGACGTCGTCGGTGCGCGTCGTCGGGCCGCGGGTGTCGATCGTCGGGGTGACCGCCGGGCCGCGTCCGATCCGGCTCGGCGCCCGGCCGGTACACGTCGGAGGCGCGTCCCCGGCGGCGCTGCGCCGGGCCGTGACCAGAGCCCACGGCTGGTACGGCTGGGCGGTGACCCCGGAGCAGACCGCGGCCGTCGACGCCCAGCTCGCGGAGCTGGCCGACAACCTCGACCGGCCGGCCGAGCTCGGCCGCCTGGAGATCTCGGTGACGCCGGCCGGCCGGGCACTGGACGCGTCGCTGGTCGCCGCCTACGCCGACGCCGGAGTCGACCGGCTCATCGTGTCGCCGCCCGGCCGCGTCCGCCGCGACCGCGACGCCCTCCTCCGCTTCGTCACCGATACCCCCGCCGCGCTGTTGTGA